The region ACATGGTTGGACAATAAAGGTTTAGCAATTGGTTAGCTGCTCTTTGTTGGAGTTTAAGGGGTTCTCCTACAAAGAACTTAGTAACAGCATATAAGAGGGTTGTAACACAAATCTCTTCGTTAGATTCTGTTTTTACGGCTGAATCTATTTGGTATTTATCTTCTGAACTAAGGAGGTTTTCCCACCATCCTTTTAGTTGTCCGGTAAATCCCATAACTAGTATCTCTTTAGTATGTTTATCCGTATTTCCTTTAAGTTTGAAGGCAGTAGCAACCATGGTCATGTTTTATATTGTATCCAAAACTTGTTGTTCAGACGCACCATCGATATTCCACTCGACAATGGATTCTCCTGAATAATTATTTTCTATAAAACTACTTCTTTCTTCAAATTGCACGTCAGCAAATGAAGGCCTAGGATAATAGTTTCGGGTTTTAGGCCTTGGGGCTCTTCCACCTAATCTACTTACCATATTGTCGTATTCTTCGTCTTGAGATAAAGTATTTATCTCTCCTGAAGAAGTTTCTATGTTTAAGGTTTTTAATTTAGTAACTAATTCTTCTATTTTATGAGTAGTATCACGACCTAAACTCATTCCTTTCAACTCTTGGTTAGAAGGAGTATGGTATTGATAAATAGGTCGGGTAGGATCCAATTTATAGTCTTTAACATCCTTAGGTTGAGGAATATGGTTTTCTATCATATCTAATTGTCGGGACATAGTGTAAAGTATTTGGAATCTGACTATGCAGATTATTAATGTCTTTTCTCTGATCTACAGGATTAGCTATCGATTTAAATGGTGAAGCTTCTATTTTTATGTTCTCTTTAGAAGGGGTAATTCTAATAGCTTCCAATGGTGGATGAACCGACTCTATAATTTCTTTCCTAGAAGTTTTCCATTTGGTACTTATCCTAACATTAGCATCTAAATACATCTTAACAGTAAAAGGATTTTCTATCTCTTCTTCTAGACAAAGTAATTCAAACCATGTAAAGAAATAGATATTAATTTCATGTGTTTCTAGAAACCTATAAAAAATTTGCAAATACATTTGAGTCTGATCTTTAGAGAAATTTGAGAAATACCAATTTCTCTTTTCTAAATTATAAATGGCCTCAAAGTCAGCTCTAAtccaagctttgtctatgacaaagAGGTCGTCATTTGTAATAACACCTAGTATTTGGGATTCAGTTGGAGAGGGTGACCTAGAGGTCCTCTAGAGTATAGCGGTTGGGGAATTGTAAGAGCAAAGTTTACTCCTGCAAGATTTACCCTAATTGTTGAATCAACTGAATGTCTAACACTAGATGTTGACCCAATACTACTAGATTGATGATAACGATAGGATTGGCTTCTATTCATCCTGATCCTGACAGATCCATCAATATCTTGAATAACATCTCTAATAGTTCTGGCCTCAATCTTTTCAAATTTAACCACATCTTGTAATATCCATCCTTGAGGGAATTTTTCTATAATATCAGAAACAATCAGTATTTTTGGCGTCATAACATTTGACCTGCTAAGATTTGCTTCAATAATACAAGTTTCATTTCTTAGAGTAGTTTTGAGTGATTTAAAATCATAATTAACATTAGAGACTTTGTAGGTAATTTTACTAATAACGTCAATATTGATAACTCCAGGATTAAAATTATCACTTAGACCCTGGACGTatataactaatgaattcttAGTGAATTCATCAGCCAAGCTCATAGAGTAATTAGGATGGCAGTTAAAGTAGACTGGACCATCGTTAAGATTTGATTCAACTATAACAATAGTTGAATTATGAAAGTCTTTAATTCTAGTGTCTCGAAGAACTAGCAATATAGGGGTGTTTAACCCTAGTTTATGTAATGGTTTTATAGCTATCTGAATTAATCCTAGATGGATATAGCGATAGCCTTCTCTACAATGCGTTTCTAATAATTTTTTATTCAACAAATTAATAGTTTCATGTTTGTTACTAACAGACGTAGCAGATTCAACAGTATGAATAATCTTTTGACTTTTAAAATCAAAAGTACCAATTTTATATATTTCTAAAATTTAATTTCTGGCATAGACCAGTTAACTAATCTATTTTCCATTTCCTGAATTTCTAATTCTTGGTTTTGGAAGGTATCTTGATCTAATTCAATTTTATCATTATTTAAGGTAGCAAGAACTAAGGTTCGGTTATTAATTTTACTCCGTGAATTACATCCTAATTCGCTAAAAGCCTTGATGATTTGAGACATGGATTCAAAATAATATTTATACAAATAACTTTATTTAATCGAACTAGTTATTCTTCAGGTTTCTCACCCACTATTTGTCTCTATTTGTTTGTTTTCTTAACGGCAACTACAATGTGCTAAATCAACGGATTTACTGCCTCACCTATCCGGACTTACGACCTGGACCACACActaccatatatatatatatatatatatatatatatatatatatatatatatatatatatatatatatatatatatatatattataaaaaaatgTTAAATATGATGCATATAGACTAATATATAAGATTTCttaaataatataaattaattgaaaattttaataaaaaatagaCTTTTAAATAGATTTTTACGCCAAACTAACATTTTAAAAAGAtcaaataagaataaaaaagagaaTCTATAATAGACCATATACCAAACCCATACTTATAAATCTATTATAGGTGATACTCAAACCTTCTAAAGACGAGCTTAATCTAACATATTTTCATCCATACACATGCTACACTAGTAATATAAACGGTGTATTTAGAAATTCCCAAAAATTGTGGATTCAAATAGGCCCATTTTCATAAACCCTAAAACAGAAAATATCTGAAACATCTCACTGATCTCAACTGTCCGCCGGGAAACGCAGCCGGAACGACCGTCAGCCTTGAATCAGCCACCGGAATCAGCCACAAAGTCCGTTCAGGTTTCCCTCTTCGTCTTTTTATCCAAGCACGATTTTTCTTCCCCTCTAATAGTGCGTGCGCGAGGATCAATTCCAGCACGCCGCCTATGCAAATGATAATCGCGTCGTAGTAGAGCATAGATCGAATATGCACTGCAGTTCCGATTTGGTTTATGTTTTGCTCTAGTGTCTGAATGGTTGTTTAGATTGCTTACTGCGTCCAAATGTGTGATTGCTTAATGTATCTCCCTAGATGCAACCATAGAAGTTTGTTTATAGAAATTAAGATTTTAGCTATGAAGCACTCACACACAATACATATCTACATCAACATACTTATTTTTATTTACAATTGAGAATATGAAGTTATTGAGTTAAACAACAGAGAATATGGAATTTTTGAATGTAACTACATGTGACTAGGTTTCGTGTCGAATATCAGAGCTTTAATCTCATGTGTTGGTGATTCTATGATTTTAGACATCCCAATGTCAGAATATGGAACTATTGAATGTAAAAATTCTAAAAGAAGTAGCTCTACTAGAAATAACTGTTGCCTACCAAGATATGAAATTTCTGTTAAATTTTCTTAATTTTCAATCAGTAGCAGCTACTTGAGTTAGCTAATATGTTGTTTCACAAAACCAATCTTGCAGGATTAGCAAAGGAAAACAATATATGGATATAGAGTTCATTAATTATTTTTCTGTAACAAGAATGTTTTTTTTTGACACCATGTAACAAGAATGTTTATTCCTTTGAAAAAGTAGAAAGTTTATTTTTTGACCGTAAATATTACTAATTTTTTTGTTCGGTGTCAGTCATGAATACTAGTAAGATTATGAGTGGTACCAGGAACTTTAACTGCGTTATTGTTGCAACTGTAATTTGCAGCCTAGCTGCTATCCAACGAGAGAGAGGAGAGACAAAGCGAGAAGAATCATGAGGCCCATTTTGATGAAAGGCCACGAGAGGCCATTAACATTCCTCAAGTACAACAGGGATGGTGATCTTCTGTTTTCTTGCGCTAAAGACCACAACCCCACCGTGTGGTATGCTGACAACGGTGAACGTCTGGGCACTTATCGAGGCCATAATGGTGCTGTTTGGTGCTGCGATGTCTCTAGTAAGTTTGTCCTCTTCAATTTCTATGCATGGATATTATTTTTATGCTGTAAAATGTAGGTTAAATTGACGGTTGGATGGTTGCAGGAGATTCGGGACGACTCATTACAGGAAGTGCTGACCAGACTGCAAAGCTATGGGATGTGCAGAGTGGTCAGCAATTGTTTACTTTCAATTTTGACTCGCCTGCAAGGTCTGTTGACTTTTCCGTTGGCGATAAGCTTGCAGTTATCACCACCGACCCATTCATGGAATTGACTTCGGCAATCCATGTCAAACGCATTGCAAAAGATCCTGCAGACCGTAAGTAACGTCTTTCATTATCTCTACGCAAACCTGTTGGCAGCAAATCCGAATGCCAATGCTTCTTTTTTCTATTCAGAGTCTGGGGAATCTTTGCTTGTCATTAAGGGCCCTCAGGGAAGAATCAATAGAGCCATATGGGGCCCCCTCAACAGAACCATTATCAGTGCCGGAGAAGACTCTATTGTTCGTATTTGGGATTCTGAGGTCTGCCGGCATATTTCCTACCTTTAATTATTTTGCAAGCACTCAGCAGTCACTAATACCATCACCATCAACTATAATTACTTCATTCTGTTTCACTTGCTTATTTGCAGACTGGAAAACTACTTAAGGAGTCAGACAAGGAATCCGGCCACAAAAAGGCAGTAACATCACTCGCCAAATCTACTGATGGCACACATTTCCTGACGGGCTCCCTTGATAAGTCTGCCAAGGTATCATCAATACCATCATCAtcatttcaatttatttttatCATGATATTATTGCAGTTCACCTAACCAGTTTCCTTTCTTTTTTCCAATATTTATGGATATACTCCGGCTATTAATTAGATTTGGGATAGCAGAACATTGTCTCTAATCAAGACATATGTGACAGAACGCCCTGTCAATGCAGTTGCAATGTCGCCTCTCCTTGATCATGTATGTTTTTGTGTATTGGCAATTACTTAATCTAATTTATTTCATGTCATGGTATTCATATTAGTAATCTTGGTAATATATGCAAGTAATACTCGTTCATCTTTATTTGATTAAATACCTTATGTCTTCCTTTACTACTTGCATAAAAGTGTCCTATGATTTTAGGAAGCTGGTTAAAAGTTTTTGTAATATCCTgaccctttttcttttttggtgTGAATTTTCTCTCCATAAACTACTAAATTCTTTTTCACATGTCTGAATTCATGAAAGAAATACATCTCTAAATAGTTCCTTCCTGATAGTTTTGCATGAAAACCTTATttattttttagtgttttttCATTTATTCTGGGTATATTATTCCAGTTATTGTATGGTTTTCTCAATTCCTTACCCTGTGTTCTTTTGTAGGTGGTTCTTGGAGGTGGTCAGGATGCATCAGCTGTTACAACTACTGATCATCGTGCTGGCAAATTTGAAGCCAAGTTCTACGATAAGGTAGATTTGGTTTTTCCTTCCAATACCATTTCAAGTTCTCTAAGGCTTCTAATTTTCATATTTGTTATTTTTTCGTCTATTTAGATTCTTCAAGAAGAAATTGGAGGTGTTAAAGGGCATTTTGGACCGATTAATGCACTGGCCTTTAACCCTGATGGAAAAAGGTATTTCCTTTGTTTTTCACCTCACCTCTTTCTGTTGC is a window of Lathyrus oleraceus cultivar Zhongwan6 chromosome 6, CAAS_Psat_ZW6_1.0, whole genome shotgun sequence DNA encoding:
- the LOC127097202 gene encoding eukaryotic translation initiation factor 3 subunit I, with protein sequence MRPILMKGHERPLTFLKYNRDGDLLFSCAKDHNPTVWYADNGERLGTYRGHNGAVWCCDVSRDSGRLITGSADQTAKLWDVQSGQQLFTFNFDSPARSVDFSVGDKLAVITTDPFMELTSAIHVKRIAKDPADQSGESLLVIKGPQGRINRAIWGPLNRTIISAGEDSIVRIWDSETGKLLKESDKESGHKKAVTSLAKSTDGTHFLTGSLDKSAKIWDSRTLSLIKTYVTERPVNAVAMSPLLDHVVLGGGQDASAVTTTDHRAGKFEAKFYDKILQEEIGGVKGHFGPINALAFNPDGKSFSSGGEDGYVRLHHFDQEYFNIKI